Proteins encoded within one genomic window of Eleutherodactylus coqui strain aEleCoq1 chromosome 1, aEleCoq1.hap1, whole genome shotgun sequence:
- the LOC136619599 gene encoding fucolectin-1-like, producing MNSLLTIALFWLLSGTTAHNFLPQDILQVDPLSPEQRLETVYDSPHSKLEASIHPSKGITWRSSQRDKNVALRGRATQSSIYFEVLWGYLSAAIHANDGNVDSNFMHGSCSSTNIEDSAWWKVDLLEPHKISHIIITNRGDCCGELINGALILVGNLPENNGNNNPRCAEIKDMPSGSTQTFKCYGMIGQFVNIILPGKRVHLQLCEVQVFGVPVNS from the exons ATGAACTCTCTGCTCACTATCGCTCTCTTCTGGCTGCTCAGCGGAACTACTGCTCATAACT TTCTTCCGCAAGATATCCTGCAAGTTGATCCTCTCTCGCCTGAGCAGAGACTGGAGACCGTCTACGACTCACCTCATTCAAAGTTAGAGGCATCAATTCACCCTTCAAAAGGCATAACGTGGCGCTCCTCGCAAAGAG ACAAGAATGTTGCTCTCCGGGGCCGGGCCACACAGTCATCTATCTACTTTGAAGTTCTGTGGGGCTATCTATCTGCTGCTATCCATGCCAATGATGGAAATGTGGACTCAAATTTTATGCACGGCTCATGTTCCAGCACTAACATTGAAGACTCAGCCTGGTGGAAGGTGGACCTACTGGAACCTCATAAGATCTCCCACATAATTATCACTAACAGAGGGGACTGCTGTGGAGAGCTGATAAATGGTGCCCTTATTCTTGTTGGAAACCTTCCTGAGAATAATGGAAATAATAACCCAAG GTGTGCCGAGATTAAGGACATGCCTAGCGGCTCCACCCAAACCTTCAAGTGTTATGGGATGATTGGCCAGTTTGTGAATATCATCTTACCTGGGAAACGTGTCCATCTTCAGCTCTGTGAAGTTCAGGTCTTTGGAGTTCCTGTTAACAGCTGA